Genomic window (Acidobacteriota bacterium):
AACGAGCCGAGCTGCTCGACGGCGGCGTGCCACGCGCATCCCCCCTCGCAGCAGGTCATCGGCGTGGTCGACATCACGATGTCGCTCGACGAGGCCGAGCGCAACATCGCGCAGCTCGAGCGCGCCACGCTGGCGCTCTCGGGCATCGCCGTGCTCGGCGTCGCGGGTCTCGTGACGCTCTTCGCGCAGCGGCGTGTCGTGCGGCCGGTCCGGCACCTCTTCGAGGCCACGCACCGTATCGCGGCGGGCAACTTCGCCGCGGCGGTGCCGGTCGACACGGGCGACGAGCTGGGCGTGCTCGAACACGCGTTCAACGACATGGCCTCGTCGTTGTCGGAAGCGCGTGCGGCCCGCCAGGAGCTGCTCGACTCGCTCGAACGCAAGGTCGAAGAGCGGACGGCGGCCCTGCGCCAGGCGCAGGAGCGCATGCTGCAGGCCGAGAAGCTCTCGTCGCTCGGCCGTCTGGCAGCGTCGGTCGCCCACGAGATCAACAACCCGCTGGCCGGCATCCTGACCTACGCGAAGCTGCTCGTGCGGACGCTCGAGGACGGCGCCGAGTCGGACAAGGCGAAGGCCAGCGCCGTGAAGCAGCTGAAGCTCGTCCAGCGCGAGACCGAACGCTGCTCGGCCATCGTGCGCAACCTGCTCGACTTCGCGCGCGAGCGCGAGCTGACCCTGAAGCCCACCAGCGTCAACAAGGTCATCGACGAGGGCCTCGTCCTCATCTCGAACCAGGCGCGCCTGCAGAGCGTCACGGTCGACAAGCGGCTCGGCGACGTGCCCGACGTCCCGGCCGATTTCGGTCAGATCCGGCAGGCCGTGATCAACATCATCGTCAACGCGTGCGACGCGATGCCCGACGGCGGCACACTCACGATTGAAACGGACGTCGACCGCGACGGGATGGTGCGGGTTCGGATCAGCGACACGGGCACGGGCATCGACGAGGCGCACCTGACGAAGATCCTCGACCCGTTCTTCACGACCAAGCCGATGGGAACGGGACTGGGCCTGTCGGTCGTCTACGGCATCGTCGAGCGGCACGGCGGCCGGCTCGACATCGAGAGCGAGGTGGGCCGGGGCACGAGCGTGACGATCCGGCTGCCGACGGCGGCTGCGGCTCGCCCGGCGCCCGAGAGTGCGGCCTGACGGGGCATGGCGGCGATCTACCTCTGGTGGATCGGGGCGGACGCGGCCGATCGCGACCTGCTCGAGCAGGTCAGGCAACAGGTGGGCCGGACGTTCGAGGCGCCGGCGGTGCTGTGGGACGATCCGTCCCGACCGACCGGGACGTACGACACGCGGCGCGGGCAGCATTCGTCGACCCAGATTCTGCGATGGCTCGCCGCGCACCAGCCACCGGGAGCGATGAAGACGCTGGCCATCACCGATGTCGACCTGTTCATCCCCGTGCTCACCTTCGTCTACGGCGAGGCGCAGCTCGGCGGACGGGCGGCAGTGGTCTCGATGGCCAGACTCGGCGACGGAACGGCGCGGGTCTCGCCCGCCATGGTGAGCGCGCGCCTGGTCAAGGAGGCCGTGCACGAACTCGGGCACACCTTCGGCCTGACGCACTGCGGCAGCGAGCGCTGCGTGATGACGCGGTCGGTCAACATGGCCGGCGTCGACAGGAAGGCTGCCGTGCTCTGTGCCGATTGCCGCACGGTCTACAGGGATCGACTGCTGGAAGGATACGACCAATGAACAAGGAGCGGACGCGCGTCCTGATCGTCGACGACGAGGAAATCGTGCGAGAGTCGCTCTCGGGCTGGCTCGAGAAGGACGGGTACACGGTCGAGACGGCCGAGGACGGCCCCACGGCGGTCGACAAGGTGAACAGGGCCACCTGGTCGGTCATGCTCATCGACATGAAGATGCCCGGCATGGACGGCCTGCAGGTACTCGACCGCGTGAAGCAGATCCAGCCGAACGTCACGGCCGTCATCATGACCGCGTTTGCCACCGTCGACACGGCCGTCTCGGCCATGAAGCTCGGCGCCTACGACTATCTCGTCAAGCCCTTCGACCCCGAAGAGCTCAGCATGATGATGGAGAAGATCGTCGCCCAGCAGGCGCTCGTGCGCGAGAACGTGATCCTGCGGCGGGCCCTCAAGCGGGAGTTCCGCTTCCGCGACCTCGTGAGCAAGAGCACCGCGATGCAGCAGGTCTTCAACCTGGCGCGCACCGCCGCGAGGAGCCAGTCGACGATTCTGGTGCTCGGGGAGAGCGGCACCGGCAAGGAGCTGATGGCGCGCGCGATCCACTCGGAGAGCCCCCGGGCCGGCGGCCCCTTCGTGGCCGTCTCGTGCGCGGCCCTCACGGAGTCGCTCCTCGAGTCGGAGCTCTTCGGCCACGAACGCGGGTCGTTCACCGGGGCCTTCCAGCGGCACAAGGGCAAGTTCGAGGCCGCGCAGCACGGCACGCTCTTCCTCGACGAGATCGGCGACATCGGCCCGAAGCTGCAGGCCGACCTGCTGCGCGTGCTCGAAGAGAAGAAGATCCAGCGCGTTGGCGGCACCGAGACCCTGGACGTCGACGTGCGCATCATCGCCGCCACCAACCGCGATCTGGCGAAGGCCGTCGCCGACGGCAGCTTCCGGGAGGACCTGTACTACCGCCTCAACGTCATCCCCGTCGTCCTGCCGCCGCTGCGCGAGCGCCGCGAGGACATCCCGCTGCTCGTCGATCACCTGCTCGAGCAGCTGTCGGTCGAGACCGAGCGCCGCATCGAAGGGGTCTCGCACGAGGCCATGGCGCTGCTCATGAACCACGCCTGGCCGGGCAACGTCCGCGAGCTCCGCAACGTGCTCGAGCGGGCCGTGGTCGTGGCAGCGGGCAGCGTCATTCAGGCCACCGATCTCGGGCTGCACAAGCCCGACGCGGCCGCACCTGAGGAGTCGATTGCCACGCTCGAGAGCGTCGAGCGCCGTCACATCGCGCACGTGCTCGAGCAGACGGGCGGGAACGTCACGCAGGCCGCCCGCATCCTCGACATCGATCGGGTGACCCTCTACAACAAGATCAAGAAGTATCACCTCCGAGAGACCGAGACGGCCTGAGGCCGAGCAGGACTGTTGAATCCTTCAACGGCCCGTTGAGAATCACCACACCCCGCCGGGTTGTGAGAATTCTCAACGTTTGTGGACTAATTCTGCGCCTCGCCTAGGCGGGCATTTCCGAGCCGTTGAGTTCTTCAACGATCTGGTGAGGCCGGTTTGTGGGCCTCTCTCAGCGAATCAAGTTAACGTCAATTCCTGCAACTAGTTACACGTTTCAGGCTGCATGACGTCAGTCTGGCCCCGGTCTTGCTGTCTGGAGGGGCAGGTGGCGCGGAGCCCTCGCGCAGCCTTCGATGGGATGGGAACCATGAGCTGCCCGCACCTCAAGGAAGTCGTGATGCTCTTCTGTGACGCGTACCCCGTCAAGAAGATGCTGCCACTCGACCGCATCGCAACCGCGCACCCCTGCCTGGGGCAGGACTACGAGAAGTGCCCGCTCTTCTGCGAGTTGATGGCTCGCCTCAATGGTGAGGACGTCGAGCCCGTAGAGTCCGGGTCGGAGAAAACTGGAAGGGAGAGCTGCCATGTTGCTCGCATTCTCGCTCACACCCGTGACGCTGGTGCTCCTCGCGCTCCTCGGCATTGAGGCGCGGCGCCACCGCGCGCTCGCTGGCCGCACGCACTAGGCACTCGCGGATTGGACCCACGCCCTCGACTGATTCCGGAGAATCGGCGATGAACCTGTCAAGACGGACCTTCTTCAAGACCTGTGGCGCAGCGGGCGCCGCGACGCTGGCCGCCAGGCCGGCCGACGCGGCGCCGTCGGCCACGCCCGGCGCCGAGATGAGCGCCGTGCTCGTCGACACGACCCGCTGCATCGGCTGCCGCGCGTGCGAGGCGGCGTGCGGTGAAGTCAACCATCTGCCCGCCCCCGACCTCGCTGGCGAGGCGCAGGTGTTCGAGAAGAGGCGTACGACGGCTCCGGCCGTCTACACGGTGGTCAACCGCCGTGAGGTGGCCGGGGGCGAGCGTTTCGTGAAGACGCAGTGCATGCACTGCGTCGAGCCGGCCTGCGCGTCGGCCTGTCCCGCGCGCGCGATCGAGAAGACGGCCGCCGGACCCATCATCTACCACGTCAACCGATGCCTCGGCTGCCGCTACTGCATGCTGGCCTGCCCGTTCGACATCCCGAGGTTCGAGTACGAGAGCGCGGCGCCGTATATTCGAAAGTGCACCTTCTGCGCCGACCGCCAGGCCGAAGGCCTCGAGCCGGCGTGCACCTCGGTCTGCCCGACG
Coding sequences:
- a CDS encoding HAMP domain-containing protein codes for the protein MPGQSLAWWNRIGVRLTAGIVVVTSVTMGLFVFLMLRSQRGHLVSEVIDTSHLVSETIRSSTYLDMLADRRENVYQNMAVVARQPQIDRVRILNKEGRITFSTQGNETGSLVDTQAEACVLCHAADEPIVRPAASERSRIFARNGSRFIGTVTPVYNEPSCSTAACHAHPPSQQVIGVVDITMSLDEAERNIAQLERATLALSGIAVLGVAGLVTLFAQRRVVRPVRHLFEATHRIAAGNFAAAVPVDTGDELGVLEHAFNDMASSLSEARAARQELLDSLERKVEERTAALRQAQERMLQAEKLSSLGRLAASVAHEINNPLAGILTYAKLLVRTLEDGAESDKAKASAVKQLKLVQRETERCSAIVRNLLDFARERELTLKPTSVNKVIDEGLVLISNQARLQSVTVDKRLGDVPDVPADFGQIRQAVINIIVNACDAMPDGGTLTIETDVDRDGMVRVRISDTGTGIDEAHLTKILDPFFTTKPMGTGLGLSVVYGIVERHGGRLDIESEVGRGTSVTIRLPTAAAARPAPESAA
- a CDS encoding archaemetzincin encodes the protein MAAIYLWWIGADAADRDLLEQVRQQVGRTFEAPAVLWDDPSRPTGTYDTRRGQHSSTQILRWLAAHQPPGAMKTLAITDVDLFIPVLTFVYGEAQLGGRAAVVSMARLGDGTARVSPAMVSARLVKEAVHELGHTFGLTHCGSERCVMTRSVNMAGVDRKAAVLCADCRTVYRDRLLEGYDQ
- a CDS encoding sigma-54 dependent transcriptional regulator, translating into MNKERTRVLIVDDEEIVRESLSGWLEKDGYTVETAEDGPTAVDKVNRATWSVMLIDMKMPGMDGLQVLDRVKQIQPNVTAVIMTAFATVDTAVSAMKLGAYDYLVKPFDPEELSMMMEKIVAQQALVRENVILRRALKREFRFRDLVSKSTAMQQVFNLARTAARSQSTILVLGESGTGKELMARAIHSESPRAGGPFVAVSCAALTESLLESELFGHERGSFTGAFQRHKGKFEAAQHGTLFLDEIGDIGPKLQADLLRVLEEKKIQRVGGTETLDVDVRIIAATNRDLAKAVADGSFREDLYYRLNVIPVVLPPLRERREDIPLLVDHLLEQLSVETERRIEGVSHEAMALLMNHAWPGNVRELRNVLERAVVVAAGSVIQATDLGLHKPDAAAPEESIATLESVERRHIAHVLEQTGGNVTQAARILDIDRVTLYNKIKKYHLRETETA
- a CDS encoding 4Fe-4S dicluster domain-containing protein, which translates into the protein MNLSRRTFFKTCGAAGAATLAARPADAAPSATPGAEMSAVLVDTTRCIGCRACEAACGEVNHLPAPDLAGEAQVFEKRRTTAPAVYTVVNRREVAGGERFVKTQCMHCVEPACASACPARAIEKTAAGPIIYHVNRCLGCRYCMLACPFDIPRFEYESAAPYIRKCTFCADRQAEGLEPACTSVCPTGALTFGKRAALIEEARERIYHNPGEYERHVYGEREVGGTSWMYISDRPLAQLGLPSHLGTTPHTALAQGALSVVPLIITLWPPLLMGIYTFSKRREALAHEHAESIRGSHEEDRHA